A section of the Cytophagales bacterium genome encodes:
- a CDS encoding DUF2283 domain-containing protein, with product MRPIKIYYDKIGNTLNVWFDDPKKEVISEETAEEIILVKDKNSKVIGFEVLNYLSPAKSNKLKKLLVETEITT from the coding sequence ATGAGACCGATAAAAATATATTATGACAAAATAGGGAACACTTTAAATGTGTGGTTCGATGATCCTAAAAAAGAAGTTATTTCTGAAGAAACTGCCGAAGAAATAATTTTGGTAAAAGACAAAAATAGTAAGGTCATTGGATTTGAAGTACTCAACTATTTATCTCCTGCAAAGAGCAATAAATTAAAGAAACTGTTAGTAGAAACAGAAATTACTACATAA
- a CDS encoding ABC transporter permease, with protein MSLLKEITVLIKKELLLEWRQKYAINGILLYVISTVLICYLSFNIRQHQLNPATWNALFWIILLFTSISAVAKSFMLERPERFIYYYTLVSPQAIIFSKIIYNSFLMLFISLVCFGFYTMVLGNPVVNKSLFLITILLGAIGFSSTLTMVSSIASKANNSSTLMAILSFPIIIPMLLLLLKISNNAIDGLSVSPDWIYTLIAIIFIVCSVSFLLFPYIWRD; from the coding sequence ATGTCTCTCTTAAAGGAAATCACCGTTCTGATAAAAAAAGAGCTTTTACTTGAATGGCGTCAAAAATATGCCATCAATGGCATACTCCTGTATGTGATCAGCACAGTACTGATTTGTTATTTAAGCTTTAACATAAGGCAGCACCAGCTAAATCCTGCCACCTGGAATGCTCTGTTCTGGATCATCTTATTGTTTACATCTATAAGCGCTGTTGCTAAAAGCTTTATGCTGGAACGTCCTGAACGGTTTATCTACTATTATACGCTGGTGAGTCCCCAGGCAATCATTTTCTCTAAAATAATCTACAATTCCTTTCTTATGCTGTTTATATCGCTGGTGTGCTTTGGGTTTTATACTATGGTGCTGGGTAATCCTGTTGTAAACAAAAGCCTGTTTTTAATAACCATATTGTTAGGAGCGATTGGGTTTTCTTCTACACTCACCATGGTTTCCAGCATAGCATCAAAAGCCAATAACAGCAGCACCCTGATGGCAATACTGAGCTTTCCCATAATTATCCCAATGTTACTCTTACTTTTAAAAATTTCTAATAATGCCATAGATGGATTAAGCGTAAGTCCTGACTGGATATACACCTTGATAGCGATAATTTTTATTGTTTGTTCGGTTTCTTTTTTGCTTTTTCCGTATATTTGGCGAGATTAA
- a CDS encoding ABC transporter permease has translation MDRFKNYWWKILTILLLLYTIIAGFLTEVPRLAILHESIRNLYFHVPMWFGMIILLSISMIYSVKYLRNPSTKNDDIAFEAANAGILFGIMGLITGMVWAQFTWGAFWSGDPKQNTSAIALLIYFAYLVLRRSLDEQQQRAKISAVYNIFAFAALIPLLFILPRLTDSLHPGSGGNPGFDIYDLDGNMRMVFYPAIIGWTLLGLWFINLKVRIRNISNRMVGI, from the coding sequence ATGGATCGATTTAAAAATTATTGGTGGAAAATATTAACGATTTTACTCTTGCTTTATACGATAATTGCTGGCTTTCTGACAGAAGTACCGCGCTTGGCCATTCTCCACGAAAGTATCCGCAATCTTTATTTCCACGTACCTATGTGGTTTGGCATGATCATATTACTTTCTATTTCTATGATTTATTCCGTCAAATATTTGAGAAACCCATCAACAAAAAATGATGATATCGCCTTTGAAGCAGCTAATGCAGGGATTCTTTTTGGAATTATGGGGCTGATTACAGGGATGGTATGGGCTCAGTTTACCTGGGGCGCTTTCTGGAGTGGGGATCCAAAACAAAACACATCAGCCATTGCCCTTCTTATTTATTTCGCTTATTTGGTGCTGAGAAGATCCTTGGACGAACAGCAGCAAAGAGCAAAGATCAGCGCGGTTTATAACATTTTTGCTTTTGCTGCGCTCATCCCTTTATTATTCATTCTTCCCCGACTTACAGACTCACTCCATCCCGGCAGTGGCGGTAATCCGGGTTTTGATATTTATGACCTTGATGGGAATATGCGTATGGTATTTTATCCTGCAATAATCGGGTGGACTTTACTGGGGCTATGGTTTATCAATTTAAAGGTAAGGATCAGGAATATTAGCAATAGAATGGTTGGGATTTGA
- a CDS encoding DASS family sodium-coupled anion symporter: MPKILFRVQGMVAVLERTRNPLLFIQCFYIRRFLAIARNEILGIYIMDLTLRKSWLRLSLCILLALILWHLPIPQGITPKAWHYLSIFITVIISFILAPFPMGAMVLVGLVTLTVTQTMTFEDALAGYGNKTVWLVVAAFLIAGAVRQTGLGRRLALMLVTLLGKSTLGLGYSLCGAELILGPVVPSNTARGGGILAPIMRSLAEALGSHPDKEPRRAGDYLALVGAHANLITSAMFLTGMAANPLVAQAAKDVFNVDFSWVTWALGVLIPGLVGLGLLPVFLYMLAKPTLVNAQAAQQKAREELKTMGPWTTGEKVMAITFVLLLGLWSTSGWHGMKATLVAWIGLCVLLLSGTQKWTDSKLHSITHFPLFLIR, from the coding sequence ATGCCTAAAATTTTATTCCGAGTGCAGGGAATGGTGGCAGTGTTGGAACGAACGAGGAATCCCCTTCTTTTTATTCAGTGCTTTTATATTAGGAGATTCCTCGCTATTGCTCGGAATGAAATTTTAGGCATTTATATTATGGATTTAACACTGAGAAAAAGCTGGCTGCGCCTTAGCCTTTGTATTCTCCTGGCTCTTATACTTTGGCATTTACCTATCCCGCAGGGCATTACACCTAAAGCCTGGCATTACCTATCTATTTTTATCACCGTCATTATCAGTTTTATCCTGGCCCCTTTTCCCATGGGAGCAATGGTCTTAGTAGGGTTAGTAACGCTTACAGTTACCCAAACGATGACATTTGAGGATGCGCTGGCTGGTTATGGTAATAAAACGGTATGGTTGGTAGTAGCAGCATTTTTAATCGCAGGTGCCGTACGACAAACAGGCCTGGGGAGAAGGCTTGCCCTGATGCTTGTAACTCTTCTGGGAAAGTCAACACTTGGCCTTGGCTATTCGCTGTGTGGCGCTGAGCTTATACTTGGTCCGGTGGTGCCATCAAACACAGCACGTGGTGGCGGAATTCTTGCACCGATCATGCGCTCGCTCGCAGAAGCGCTGGGCTCACATCCGGACAAAGAGCCAAGACGAGCCGGTGATTATCTCGCCCTGGTAGGCGCTCACGCCAACCTCATAACATCCGCTATGTTCCTAACCGGAATGGCTGCCAATCCCCTGGTAGCACAGGCAGCTAAAGACGTGTTCAATGTTGATTTTAGCTGGGTAACGTGGGCGTTGGGAGTGCTGATCCCCGGGCTGGTAGGCCTTGGGCTCCTGCCGGTTTTTCTTTACATGCTTGCAAAACCAACATTGGTCAATGCACAGGCAGCACAACAAAAAGCAAGGGAAGAACTCAAGACCATGGGCCCCTGGACAACCGGAGAAAAAGTGATGGCAATAACCTTTGTGCTGCTTCTTGGGTTGTGGTCAACCTCAGGATGGCATGGAATGAAAGCAACACTTGTTGCATGGATAGGACTGTGTGTACTGCTATTGAGTGGCACTCAGAAATGGACTGATAGTAAGTTACATTCAATTACTCATTTCCCTTTATTTTTAATCAGGTAG